Genomic segment of Clostridium sp. Marseille-P299:
AAACCTTACCGATGTGAAGACATGTTTGTTGCATGGCGGAAGCCCAACTATATTCAACAGTGATTTTTAATAAATGTTTTTTTACAATAATATCTTTTGGTTTTAATTTAAGGATTGGAATCTTTCGGTATACATATATAACACATAGTATAGCTGAAACAGCTTCAGCGATAACGGTGGAACATGCTGCCCAACGAATGCCGAAATCAAAGATTCCGATAAAAATCAAATCAAGACTTACATTTAAAATCGAAGAAAGAATCAAAAATATAATTGGTGTTTTTGAATCTCCGACACTTCGCAAACTTGCGGAATATATATTATAGAAAAAAGTAAAGATAAGTCCAGAAAATATTATTTGAAGATACGCAGTTGCATCACTTAATATTTCATCTGGAGTATTTAATAAATGTAGTAAAGGCCTAGCAAAAATGATACATAATAAACTACTTATTATGGTGAATGCGGCACCAATTACCATGGAAGTAGATACTTCATGTTTAAAGCTAACCATATCTTTTTTTCCATAAAACTCACTCATAAGTACAGAGGTACCAAGGCATATTCCTGCAATAAAAAATATCACAATGTTCATGATTGGATTTGCAGTACCTACAGCTGCAAGTGCATTTTCACTAATAAATCGCCCTACAATAATGGAATCTGCAGCGTTATACGTTAATTGGAACATATTACCTAGAATAGTTGGAACTGCAAAACTAATCAAATGTTTTGGGATATTACCCTGTGTTAAATCTCTCATTTTTGCGATACCTTTCTGTTTCTTCGCTAGTATTCTTTTTACAAATCTCAATAAATTATTAAGTTTTCTGCTTTACAACGCAATATATATATCATATCTG
This window contains:
- a CDS encoding MATE family efflux transporter; translation: MRDLTQGNIPKHLISFAVPTILGNMFQLTYNAADSIIVGRFISENALAAVGTANPIMNIVIFFIAGICLGTSVLMSEFYGKKDMVSFKHEVSTSMVIGAAFTIISSLLCIIFARPLLHLLNTPDEILSDATAYLQIIFSGLIFTFFYNIYSASLRSVGDSKTPIIFLILSSILNVSLDLIFIGIFDFGIRWAACSTVIAEAVSAILCVIYVYRKIPILKLKPKDIIVKKHLLKITVEYSWASAMQQTCLHIGKVLVQGAVNPLGVQSIAAFNAVNRVDDFAFTPQQSIAASMTTFIAQNRGAGNKERIKKGFRMGMIMEYAYSVCLGIIVLIIARPVLRLFLPDANSSALPLGVVYLTYMAFFYLLPASTNGIQGYFRGMGRMKVTLNSTFVQMLFRVIFAYIFAPRLGFSGIAFACLFGWIAMLTYEVPILLKSYKTLSSEVNIKGN